A portion of the Colius striatus isolate bColStr4 chromosome 1, bColStr4.1.hap1, whole genome shotgun sequence genome contains these proteins:
- the LMOD2 gene encoding leiomodin-2 yields MSTFGYRRELSKYEDIDEDELLASLTEEELKELERELEDIEPDRNLPVGQRQKSLTEKTPTGTFSREALMAYWERETRKLLEKERLGACDKQEEDNSEDIQEEYFTESNSEVSEEACTEEDDEEKEDDEEEDEDESDDEDEEEQNAAAGERSEDGRSPDHIRRKKCNGAKDSENLLNGHDGKDTDNLSLKSSAIHPCGNPTVIEDALEKVRSNDPDTTEVNLNNIENITSQMLIHFSQALRDNTVVKSFSLANTHADDSVAIAIAGMLKVNQHITSLNIESNFITGKGVLAIMRALQNNSVLTELRFHNQRHIMGSQVEMDIVKLLKENTTLVKLGYHFDLAGPRMSMTSILTRNMDKQRQKRMQEQRQQESGCDGAVNLKTKVLQKGTPRSSPYVSPKSSPWSSPKLPKKAAAVKSQPSVPAPPPPPPPPPPPPPPPPPVIPEKKAPTRNIAEVIKQQESSKKTLQNGQKKKKGKKSKKHENSILKEIKDSLKSVSDRKSEEGSRPSTRPSTPQRSLHDNLMEAIRASSIKQLRRVEVPEALR; encoded by the exons ATGTCTACCTTTGGCTACAGAAGAGAGCTCAGTAAATATGAAGATATTGATGAAGATGAGCTCCTCGCTTCTCTCACTGAAGaggagctgaaggagctggagcgGGAGCTGGAGGACATTGAGCCCGACCGTAACCTCCCAGTGGGACAGCGTCAGAAGAGCCTGACGGAGAAAACACCAACAGGGACTTTCAGCAGGGAAGCGTTGATGGCCTATTGGGAGAGGGAGACCAGGAAACtcttagaaaaagaaagattggGTGCGTGTGACAAG CAAGAAGAAGACAACTCAGAAGACATTCAAGAAGAGTATTTCACAGAAAGCAATAGTGAAGTGTCTGAGGAGGCTTGTACTGAAGAGGAcgatgaagaaaaagaagatgatgaggaggaagatgaagatgagAGTGATGACGAGGATGAGGAAGAGCAAAATGCTGCAGCTGGTGAAAGATCTGAGGATGGCAGGAGTCCTGACCACATCAGACGCAAAAAGTGTAACGGCGCAAAGGACAGTGAAAACTTACTCAATGGCCACGATGGAAAAGACACTGATAATCTGAGCTTAAAAAGCAGTGCCATCCACCCTTGCGGAAATCCAACAGTTATTGAGGATGCCTTGGAAAAAGTTAGGAGCAATGACCCTGACACCACAGAGGTCAACCTGAACAACATTGAGAACATCACTTCCCAGATGCTCATACATTTTTCCCAAGCCCTGAGGGACAACACAGTGGTGAAGTCGTTCAGCTTGGCCAACACGCACGCTGACGACAGCGTTGCAATAGCCATTGCCGGGATGCTGAAGGTAAATCAGCACATCACTAGTCTGAATATTGAGTCAAATTTTATCACGGGCAAAGGAGTGCTGGCCATCATGAGAGCTTTGCAGAATAACTCGGTTCTAACAGAGCTGCGGTTCCATAATCAAAGGCACATCATGGGCAGCCAGGTGGAAATGGACATAGTTAAACTGTTGAAAGAGAACACCACTCTGGTCAAGCTTGGATACCACTTTGACCTTGCTGGCCCAAGAATGAGCATGACAAGTATCCTGACAAGAAATATGGATAAACAAAGGCAAAAGCGTATGCAGGAGCAGCGGCAGCAAGAGTCCGGGTGTGACGGAGCCGTCAATCTAAAGACCAAAGTCTTGCAGAAGGGGACACCTCGATCCTCACCTTATGTGTCCCCTAAGAGTTCACCTTGGTCCTCTCCAAAACTCCctaagaaagcagcagcagtgaagaGTCAGCCTTCAGTTCCTGCacccccacctcctcctccaccgccgcctcctcctcctcctcctcctcctccagttaTTCCAGAGAAGAAGGCACCAACCAGGAATATAGCTGAAGTCATCAAACAGCAAGAAAGCTCAAAAAAAACCTTACAGaatggacagaaaaagaaaaaaggcaaaaaaagcaaaaaacatgaGAACAGCatattgaaagaaattaaagattCTCTAAAATCAGTGTCGGACAGAAAATCAGAGGAAGGTTCACGACCCTCCACCCGTCCCTCCACCCCACAAAGATCTCTCCATGACAACCTTATGGAAGCAATCCGGGCAAGCAGCATAAAGCAATTAAGGCGG GTGGAGGTACCAGAAGCCCTTCGGTGA